One part of the Acinetobacter sp. XS-4 genome encodes these proteins:
- the folD gene encoding bifunctional methylenetetrahydrofolate dehydrogenase/methenyltetrahydrofolate cyclohydrolase FolD, which yields MALVLDGRALAKQIEENLSVRVEALKAKTGRTPILATILVGDDGASATYVRMKGNACRRVGMDSLKIELSQETTTEQLLAEIEKLNANPDVHGILLQHPVPAQIDERACFDAISLAKDVDGVTCLGFGRMAMGEAAYGSATPAGIMTILKENNIEIAGKHAVVVGRSAILGKPMAMMLLQANATVTICHSRTQNLPELVKQADIIVGAVGKAELIQKDWIKQGAVVVDAGFHPRDGGGVGDIQLQGIEEIASAYTPVPGGVGPMTITTLIRQTVEAAEKALG from the coding sequence GTGGCATTGGTTTTAGACGGTCGTGCATTAGCAAAGCAAATTGAAGAAAATTTGTCAGTACGTGTTGAAGCTTTAAAAGCTAAAACAGGTCGTACCCCAATTTTAGCGACTATTTTGGTTGGGGATGATGGCGCATCTGCAACTTATGTACGCATGAAAGGAAATGCTTGCCGTCGAGTAGGCATGGATTCTTTAAAAATTGAGTTATCACAAGAAACGACAACAGAACAATTATTAGCTGAAATCGAAAAGCTAAATGCTAATCCAGATGTTCACGGTATTCTTTTACAACATCCAGTTCCTGCACAAATTGATGAGCGTGCATGTTTCGATGCAATCTCATTAGCTAAAGATGTTGATGGTGTAACTTGTCTTGGTTTTGGCCGTATGGCTATGGGCGAAGCTGCATATGGTTCAGCAACTCCTGCGGGCATTATGACCATTTTAAAAGAAAACAATATCGAAATTGCTGGCAAACATGCGGTTGTGGTTGGTCGTTCAGCAATTTTAGGTAAACCAATGGCAATGATGCTATTGCAAGCGAATGCAACAGTTACGATTTGCCATTCACGCACACAAAACTTACCTGAGCTTGTGAAACAAGCCGATATTATTGTTGGTGCTGTAGGTAAAGCTGAACTCATCCAAAAAGACTGGATTAAACAAGGTGCAGTAGTTGTTGATGCTGGTTTCCATCCACGTGATGGCGGTGGTGTAGGCGACATCCAGCTACAAGGTATTGAAGAAATTGCTTCTGCTTACACGCCAGTACCGGGCGGTGTAGGTCCAATGACAATTACAACTTTGATTCGTCAAACTGTAGAAGCTGCTGAAAAAGCTTTAGGTTAA
- a CDS encoding alkaline phosphatase D family protein, which yields MSEKISRRELIQKSLFGFGALSLPVAFTGCNDGSDDESTEAQVDFLHGVASGDPLQDKVILWTRLTPVDISARLKVTWEIATDDQFKQNLKTGVVQTTKTDDFTVKVDATGLQADTIYYYRFHFGNKTSSVGQTKTLPVSTKKVSFAVCSCSNYPAGYFYVYREIAKQNVDVVIHLGDYIYEYGDGVYPTKEDTVRALDADNNKEIIKLDDYRKRYALYRQDKDLQAAHQRHSFIVIWDDHELANDTWRDGAENHQDNEGSFSDRKLAALQAYFEWMPIRPISSTDHLNIYRQFNFGSLVHLTMLDTRIIARDKQLEYKDYMTASGLDAQKFRADLMDSKRTLMGHTQRDWLVDKLKQSTATWNVIGQQVLMSKMWIPAELLLALGQITSGGASADTLAKMNVQIKELVALKLRLEQGDPTLTIQDKARVTTLVPYNLDAWDGYDAEREFVYDKLTEFNKKIIVLAGDTHNAWTSYLHSQKGGYVGVELATSSVSSPGLEKYLSIPLAQLQQFEFAFTTLIDELTYCNLNQRGYLVVTLGDTQVQSDWIFVDSIKNTEYEIDSSRSFQLVLDKNLTPEKDKQKTA from the coding sequence ATGTCAGAGAAAATTTCACGCCGAGAATTAATTCAAAAAAGTCTATTCGGTTTTGGGGCGCTGTCTTTGCCAGTAGCTTTTACTGGTTGTAATGATGGCTCAGATGATGAAAGTACGGAAGCACAAGTAGATTTTTTACATGGGGTTGCGAGTGGTGACCCTTTGCAGGATAAGGTAATTTTATGGACGCGTTTAACACCAGTAGATATTAGTGCGCGCCTTAAGGTGACTTGGGAAATTGCTACTGATGATCAGTTTAAACAGAATTTAAAGACTGGCGTGGTTCAAACGACTAAGACAGATGATTTCACCGTGAAAGTAGATGCAACAGGTTTACAGGCGGATACCATTTATTATTATCGTTTCCATTTTGGTAATAAAACTTCATCTGTTGGTCAAACTAAAACTTTACCTGTGAGTACCAAAAAGGTCAGCTTTGCAGTATGTTCTTGTTCTAACTATCCTGCGGGTTATTTTTACGTTTATCGTGAAATAGCAAAACAGAATGTGGATGTAGTCATTCATTTGGGAGATTACATTTATGAATATGGGGATGGTGTTTATCCTACAAAAGAAGATACAGTGCGTGCTTTAGATGCTGATAATAACAAAGAGATTATTAAATTAGATGATTATCGCAAGCGTTATGCGCTGTATCGTCAAGATAAAGACTTACAGGCAGCTCATCAGCGCCATTCTTTTATTGTGATTTGGGATGACCATGAGTTAGCAAATGATACTTGGCGTGATGGGGCAGAAAACCATCAAGATAATGAAGGATCTTTTTCTGATCGTAAGTTAGCAGCACTACAAGCTTATTTTGAATGGATGCCAATTCGCCCTATTTCTAGCACAGATCATCTAAATATTTATCGTCAGTTTAATTTTGGCTCGCTTGTGCATCTAACAATGCTAGATACCCGCATTATTGCGCGAGATAAGCAGCTTGAATATAAAGACTATATGACAGCTTCTGGTTTAGATGCGCAAAAATTTCGGGCTGATTTAATGGATTCAAAGCGTACTTTAATGGGACACACGCAAAGAGATTGGTTGGTTGATAAATTAAAGCAATCTACAGCAACATGGAATGTAATTGGTCAGCAAGTCCTAATGAGTAAGATGTGGATTCCTGCTGAGTTGTTGTTAGCTTTGGGGCAAATTACTTCGGGTGGTGCTTCTGCTGACACGCTAGCTAAAATGAATGTGCAAATTAAAGAATTAGTCGCTTTAAAGCTGCGTTTAGAGCAGGGTGATCCAACTTTAACTATTCAAGACAAAGCGCGAGTCACAACCTTGGTGCCATATAACCTCGATGCTTGGGATGGTTACGATGCTGAGCGAGAGTTTGTGTATGATAAATTGACAGAGTTTAATAAGAAAATTATTGTTTTGGCTGGTGATACCCATAATGCATGGACATCTTACTTACATAGCCAAAAAGGGGGATATGTCGGTGTTGAATTGGCGACAAGTTCAGTTTCTTCACCGGGTCTTGAAAAATACTTAAGTATTCCTTTGGCTCAGTTGCAACAGTTTGAATTTGCCTTTACTACGCTTATCGATGAGTTGACGTATTGTAATTTAAATCAGCGGGGTTATCTGGTGGTTACACTCGGTGATACCCAAGTGCAATCGGATTGGATTTTTGTAGATTCAATTAAAAATACTGAATATGAAATAGATTCAAGTCGAAGCTTTCAATTGGTGTTGGATAAGAATTTAACACCTGAAAAAGATAAGCAAAAAACTGCTTAA
- a CDS encoding 50S ribosomal protein L11 methyltransferase gives MSCTFQLTKAPEHLLQALHEVIPHCELMVQQLPETLISLWLIPPVFPTDRLDDEVIRRIWNDTPYWIFCWASGLAMAQWLLAEPHHVKDKVVLDFGAGSGVVAIAAKMAGAKRVICCDIDQVSLAACRENALLNDVELEYLDDLYKAEQVDVLLAADVLYDQCNRFFLDEFLKFAPEVWVADSRVKNFSHPKYQKIDERSASTWPDLDEAKEFRNVSFYKTL, from the coding sequence ATGAGCTGCACCTTTCAACTTACCAAAGCCCCTGAACATTTACTTCAAGCCTTGCATGAAGTCATTCCTCATTGTGAGTTGATGGTACAACAGTTACCAGAAACGCTTATTTCTTTATGGTTGATTCCACCAGTTTTCCCAACTGATCGCTTAGACGATGAAGTTATTCGCAGAATCTGGAATGACACGCCATATTGGATTTTTTGCTGGGCATCTGGTTTAGCAATGGCGCAGTGGTTACTTGCAGAGCCACATCATGTTAAAGATAAAGTTGTTCTTGATTTTGGCGCAGGTTCGGGCGTAGTCGCAATTGCAGCTAAAATGGCTGGTGCTAAAAGAGTAATTTGTTGTGATATTGATCAAGTTAGTCTTGCGGCCTGCCGTGAAAATGCTTTGTTGAATGATGTTGAGCTGGAATATCTGGACGATTTATATAAAGCAGAGCAAGTTGATGTTTTATTGGCTGCTGATGTGTTGTATGACCAGTGCAATCGTTTCTTTTTAGATGAATTCTTGAAATTTGCGCCAGAGGTTTGGGTCGCAGATAGCCGTGTTAAAAACTTTAGCCATCCCAAATATCAAAAAATTGATGAGAGAAGTGCATCAACATGGCCAGATCTTGATGAAGCTAAAGAATTTAGAAATGTAAGTTTTTATAAGACGCTGTAA
- a CDS encoding DUF5713 family protein produces the protein MFEDLLLPMFDDEYYPDILVAELKQLIEQFAKKVQKSALADQDIYRYAHQTVIEINEMKPQFEDLDSSLDDSAADYIAEAMMMVAQGAGYLDLEMEELVMNREW, from the coding sequence ATGTTCGAAGACTTACTTCTCCCAATGTTTGATGATGAGTATTATCCAGATATTTTAGTCGCTGAACTCAAGCAGTTAATTGAACAATTTGCAAAAAAAGTTCAAAAGTCTGCTTTGGCTGATCAGGATATCTATCGATATGCTCATCAAACTGTTATTGAAATTAATGAAATGAAACCACAATTTGAAGATCTGGATTCTTCACTAGATGATAGTGCGGCTGATTATATTGCTGAGGCAATGATGATGGTAGCGCAAGGTGCGGGATATTTAGATCTTGAGATGGAAGAGTTGGTGATGAATCGAGAGTGGTGA
- the rlmE gene encoding 23S rRNA (uridine(2552)-2'-O)-methyltransferase RlmE, whose translation MATRITNQKLSKSSRVWMREHLDDPFVKKAQKEGYRARAAYKLLEIQEKYKLIKPGMTVVDLGAAPGSWSQIAGKLVGSKGLVIASDILPMDALPDVTFLQGDFREEDVFENLLNILNGRQVDIVISDMAPNTSGNRAVDQPRQIYLCELALDFAQKVLGPNGQLVVKVFQGTGFDEFRKQVVDSFDVLKTAKPAASRARSKEVFLVGQGRKKALR comes from the coding sequence ATGGCAACACGCATTACAAACCAGAAATTGTCGAAAAGTAGTCGTGTATGGATGAGGGAACATCTGGACGATCCTTTTGTAAAAAAAGCACAAAAGGAAGGATATCGCGCTCGAGCAGCCTATAAACTTCTTGAAATTCAAGAAAAATATAAGTTGATTAAGCCAGGCATGACTGTAGTAGATTTAGGCGCGGCTCCTGGTAGTTGGTCTCAAATCGCCGGGAAACTTGTTGGTAGCAAAGGTTTAGTAATTGCTTCCGATATTTTACCTATGGATGCTTTGCCTGATGTCACTTTCTTACAAGGAGACTTTAGAGAAGAAGATGTATTTGAAAATTTGTTAAATATTTTAAATGGGCGACAAGTAGACATTGTAATTTCTGATATGGCCCCCAATACATCTGGTAATAGGGCTGTTGATCAACCTAGACAGATTTACTTATGTGAACTGGCTTTAGATTTTGCTCAAAAGGTTCTTGGTCCGAATGGACAGCTTGTGGTTAAAGTGTTCCAAGGCACAGGATTCGATGAGTTTCGTAAACAAGTAGTTGATAGTTTTGATGTGTTAAAAACAGCAAAACCAGCAGCTTCTCGGGCACGATCTAAAGAAGTTTTTTTGGTTGGACAAGGGCGTAAGAAAGCATTGCGATAA
- the ftsH gene encoding ATP-dependent zinc metalloprotease FtsH, producing the protein MSDYFKNAVLWLIILGVLILIFSNISDRNKPTAMKYSDFVAAVNSGQIKQVTIDGLNINGEKTNGSQFETVRPQVEDTELMPSLNKQNVVVEGTAPQRQGILMQLLIASFPVLLIILLFMFFMRNMGGGAGGKNGPMSFGKSKAKMLSEDQIKVNFSDVAGCDEAKQEVVEIVDFLKDPAKFKRLGATIPRGVLMVGPPGTGKTLLAKAIAGEAKVPFFSISGSDFVEMFVGVGASRVRDMFEQAKRHAPCIIFIDEIDAVGRHRGSGTGGGHDEREQTLNQMLVEMDGFEGNEGVIVIAATNRSDVLDKALLRPGRFDRQVMVGLPDIRGREQILNVHLKKLPSVTGVDMKVLARGTPGFSGAQLANLVNEAALFAARRNKNTVDMHDFEDAKDKIYMGPERKSMVLREEERRATAYHEAGHAIVAEILPGTDPVHKVTIMPRGWALGVTWQLPEQDQISHYKDKMLNEIAILFGGRIAEEVFIQQQSTGASNDFERATKMARAMVTKYGMSDKMGVMVYEDENQNGFFGNVGSRTISEATQQMVDEEVRRILDEQYKVARNILEGNKDIAHAMVKALMEWETVDRDQIRDIMEGREPQPPKVYVAENPVAAFEPPKDGPSTPPPLPAMN; encoded by the coding sequence TTGAGCGATTACTTCAAGAATGCCGTATTGTGGCTAATAATACTTGGTGTTCTGATTTTAATTTTCAGTAATATCAGTGACCGCAACAAGCCTACTGCGATGAAATATTCAGATTTCGTTGCAGCGGTGAATAGTGGCCAAATTAAGCAAGTCACAATTGACGGTTTAAATATTAATGGTGAAAAAACTAACGGATCACAGTTTGAAACTGTTCGTCCGCAAGTTGAAGACACTGAGCTTATGCCAAGCTTAAATAAACAAAATGTTGTTGTTGAGGGAACTGCTCCACAACGTCAAGGCATTTTGATGCAACTTCTCATTGCTAGTTTCCCTGTACTGTTAATCATTTTGTTATTCATGTTCTTTATGCGTAACATGGGTGGTGGTGCAGGCGGAAAGAATGGACCGATGAGTTTTGGTAAATCGAAGGCAAAAATGCTTTCTGAAGACCAAATCAAAGTCAATTTTTCTGACGTCGCCGGCTGTGATGAAGCAAAACAAGAAGTTGTTGAAATTGTAGATTTCTTAAAAGACCCTGCAAAATTCAAACGTTTGGGCGCTACTATTCCTCGTGGCGTACTTATGGTTGGTCCACCGGGTACTGGTAAAACGTTATTAGCTAAAGCAATTGCTGGTGAAGCGAAGGTTCCTTTCTTCAGCATTTCAGGTTCTGACTTTGTAGAAATGTTCGTGGGTGTGGGTGCGTCCCGTGTCCGTGATATGTTTGAGCAAGCGAAGCGTCATGCGCCATGTATCATCTTTATTGATGAGATTGATGCAGTTGGTCGTCACCGTGGTTCAGGTACAGGTGGTGGTCATGATGAGCGTGAACAAACCTTAAACCAGATGCTTGTGGAAATGGATGGTTTTGAAGGCAATGAAGGCGTAATCGTTATTGCTGCAACTAACCGTTCTGATGTGCTTGATAAAGCATTATTGCGTCCAGGTCGTTTTGACCGTCAAGTAATGGTTGGTTTACCGGATATTCGTGGTCGTGAACAAATTCTGAATGTACATTTGAAAAAATTACCTTCAGTTACAGGTGTGGACATGAAAGTGTTAGCACGTGGTACACCAGGTTTCTCTGGCGCGCAGTTGGCAAACCTTGTTAACGAAGCTGCATTATTTGCCGCACGTCGTAATAAGAATACTGTCGATATGCATGACTTTGAAGATGCAAAAGACAAAATCTACATGGGGCCAGAACGTAAGTCGATGGTTCTACGTGAAGAAGAGCGTCGTGCAACTGCTTATCATGAAGCTGGTCATGCCATTGTTGCAGAGATTTTGCCGGGTACAGATCCTGTTCATAAAGTAACGATCATGCCACGTGGTTGGGCTTTAGGTGTAACTTGGCAGTTACCTGAGCAAGACCAGATTAGCCATTATAAAGACAAGATGCTAAATGAAATTGCGATTTTGTTTGGTGGTCGTATTGCTGAGGAAGTATTTATTCAACAGCAATCTACTGGTGCTTCAAATGACTTTGAGCGAGCTACTAAAATGGCGCGTGCAATGGTTACTAAGTACGGTATGTCTGACAAAATGGGTGTAATGGTTTACGAAGACGAAAACCAAAATGGTTTCTTTGGAAATGTAGGTAGTCGTACGATTTCTGAAGCAACTCAACAAATGGTTGATGAAGAAGTACGCCGTATTCTTGATGAGCAATATAAAGTTGCGCGTAATATCTTAGAAGGTAATAAAGATATTGCACACGCAATGGTAAAGGCTTTGATGGAATGGGAAACCGTTGATCGTGATCAAATTCGTGACATTATGGAAGGTCGTGAACCACAACCACCTAAGGTCTATGTTGCTGAAAATCCAGTGGCTGCATTTGAACCACCAAAAGATGGTCCATCTACACCACCACCATTACCAGCAATGAACTAA
- the yhbY gene encoding ribosome assembly RNA-binding protein YhbY, giving the protein MAALSIHERKRLRQIGHVLNPVVMIGGQGLTDAVIEETLRALNDHELIKVKIAGEDREARTATIDAIVEATGAQAVQKIGKIVLLYKKAAKQNQHLSNLVRHAHLAN; this is encoded by the coding sequence ATGGCCGCTTTATCTATCCATGAACGTAAACGTTTACGTCAAATTGGTCATGTGCTTAATCCGGTTGTCATGATTGGTGGACAAGGCTTAACAGACGCGGTAATCGAAGAAACACTTCGTGCTTTAAATGACCATGAGCTTATTAAAGTTAAGATTGCTGGTGAAGACCGTGAAGCGCGTACTGCAACAATTGATGCAATTGTAGAAGCAACAGGTGCTCAAGCTGTGCAAAAAATTGGTAAAATTGTTTTGCTTTACAAAAAGGCAGCTAAACAAAACCAACATTTGTCTAACCTTGTTCGTCACGCTCATCTAGCAAACTAA
- a CDS encoding DOMON-like domain-containing protein has protein sequence MASYELSAFDRFHAVSVVGAIEQQAPSTLNIGFWIRDPNQLIIWPQEVAAHPRQDFLWEETCFEIFVGVHDEDYYREINLSPSQAWQAYQFEEYRYPESIPPLAAYDIELNHLKRTHYGLNVSLDLGQFMQQHRLKWANLYLGLTTVLKTKDGMQYYAMQHSGKSADFHNKRDWLHQF, from the coding sequence ATGGCAAGTTACGAACTTTCAGCTTTTGATCGTTTTCATGCTGTTTCTGTTGTTGGCGCAATTGAACAGCAAGCACCCTCTACCTTAAATATCGGTTTTTGGATTCGTGATCCAAATCAACTTATTATCTGGCCTCAAGAAGTCGCGGCTCACCCACGTCAAGATTTTTTGTGGGAAGAAACTTGTTTCGAGATTTTTGTTGGCGTGCATGATGAAGATTATTATCGGGAAATTAATCTTTCCCCTTCTCAAGCATGGCAGGCATATCAGTTTGAAGAATATCGCTATCCAGAAAGTATACCTCCCCTTGCTGCTTACGATATTGAACTGAATCATCTCAAGCGTACTCACTATGGCTTAAATGTTAGTCTCGATTTAGGGCAATTTATGCAACAGCATCGCTTGAAATGGGCAAACCTTTATTTAGGTTTAACTACAGTTTTAAAGACTAAAGATGGAATGCAGTACTATGCAATGCAGCATAGTGGGAAAAGTGCAGATTTCCATAATAAACGTGACTGGTTACATCAGTTTTAA
- the folP gene encoding dihydropteroate synthase produces MQLMPLPQQILQCGQLQLDLSQPHVMGILNVTPDSFSDGGRHNQLDQAVAYAFNMIEQGATIIDIGGESTRPGASEVSVEEEIRRVVPVVEALAKHGVILSIDTSQPDVIRAAKEVGAHIWNDVRALTRPNALKTAVELDIPVVIMHMRGEPTTMNQLDQYADVTLNVIQELQQRVEEALTAGVKKQNIIIDPGFGFAKNAQQNLKLLNEFWKLHEMGYPILSGLSRKRFIGEALMGVAADQRTVGSVTGHLLSIQQGASIVRAHDVKAMHEAILVWKAMRQA; encoded by the coding sequence ATGCAGCTAATGCCTTTACCTCAGCAAATTCTACAATGTGGACAGCTTCAGTTGGATTTATCACAGCCTCACGTTATGGGTATTTTAAATGTCACGCCGGACTCTTTTAGTGATGGTGGGAGGCATAATCAGTTAGATCAAGCTGTGGCGTATGCATTTAATATGATCGAACAAGGCGCCACAATTATAGATATCGGAGGGGAGTCCACTCGGCCGGGCGCATCTGAAGTAAGCGTAGAAGAAGAAATTCGAAGAGTTGTACCTGTAGTTGAAGCTTTAGCTAAACATGGTGTGATTCTATCGATTGATACGAGTCAGCCAGATGTTATCCGTGCAGCGAAAGAAGTGGGTGCCCATATTTGGAATGATGTACGTGCTCTTACTCGACCAAATGCTTTAAAAACTGCAGTAGAGTTAGATATACCTGTAGTGATCATGCATATGCGTGGTGAGCCCACTACAATGAATCAGCTAGATCAATATGCGGATGTAACGTTGAATGTAATACAAGAGCTTCAGCAGCGCGTGGAAGAGGCTTTAACAGCCGGTGTAAAAAAACAGAATATTATTATTGATCCGGGGTTTGGTTTTGCAAAAAATGCACAGCAAAATTTGAAACTTTTAAATGAGTTTTGGAAGCTTCATGAAATGGGTTATCCAATTTTATCGGGTCTTTCTCGTAAGCGTTTTATTGGAGAAGCTTTAATGGGCGTAGCTGCAGATCAGCGTACGGTGGGAAGTGTTACTGGTCATTTGCTAAGTATTCAGCAAGGAGCATCCATTGTTCGTGCACATGATGTAAAAGCTATGCATGAGGCAATTCTTGTTTGGAAAGCGATGAGACAAGCTTAA
- a CDS encoding MFS transporter, producing the protein MERLMVDQPSTATTPHSNLDTKTRLKSILGGSAGNLVEWYDWYVYAAFTLYFAHAFFPKGSQTAQLLQAAAIFAVGFLMRPIGAWIMGIYSDRKGRKAGLTLSVTLMCVGSLLIAVTPSYESIGVFAPLLLVVARLIQGLSVGGEYGASATYLSEMAEKNRRGFFSSFQYVTLIAGQLTALCVLLILQMVLTEQQLHDWGWRIPFFIGALLAIVVFRIRRGLLETQSFKNAQAEKDQPESGMFALFKHYPKEAFTVLFLTAGGTLAFYTYTTYLQKYLVNTSGFTKPEATQITTLALFIFMCLQPVAGALSDRIGRKPLMIAFGVTGVLFTYILFNALATTHNYWTAFWLCLAGLVMVTGYTSINAVVKAELFPAHIRALGVALPYAIANTLFGGTAEFFALSFKEAGHESWYFIYVSIMIFISLIIYIFMKDTKHHSKIKEH; encoded by the coding sequence ATGGAGCGACTCATGGTTGATCAACCTTCTACCGCAACAACTCCGCACTCTAATTTAGATACAAAAACCCGGCTAAAATCAATTTTGGGCGGTTCCGCGGGTAACCTTGTCGAATGGTACGACTGGTACGTATATGCCGCATTTACGCTCTATTTTGCTCATGCATTTTTTCCAAAAGGAAGTCAAACAGCTCAACTGCTTCAAGCGGCTGCAATTTTTGCTGTAGGTTTTTTAATGCGCCCAATCGGTGCATGGATTATGGGAATCTATTCAGACCGCAAAGGACGTAAAGCTGGCCTTACACTTTCCGTTACTTTGATGTGTGTAGGTTCACTTCTTATTGCTGTGACACCAAGTTATGAAAGTATTGGTGTATTTGCCCCTCTTTTATTAGTTGTCGCTCGTTTAATTCAAGGCTTGAGTGTAGGCGGTGAATATGGTGCCAGCGCCACTTATTTAAGTGAAATGGCTGAAAAAAATCGACGTGGTTTTTTCTCAAGCTTTCAATATGTAACTTTAATTGCAGGACAACTGACAGCCCTATGTGTTCTTTTAATATTACAAATGGTATTAACCGAACAACAGTTGCATGATTGGGGATGGCGCATTCCATTCTTTATTGGCGCTTTACTTGCCATTGTTGTGTTTCGTATTCGTCGTGGCTTATTAGAAACACAATCTTTTAAAAATGCTCAAGCTGAAAAAGACCAACCAGAATCAGGCATGTTTGCTTTATTCAAGCACTATCCTAAAGAAGCTTTTACAGTATTATTTTTAACAGCTGGCGGAACTTTAGCTTTCTATACCTATACCACTTACCTACAAAAATATTTAGTGAACACTTCCGGATTTACAAAACCCGAAGCCACTCAAATTACTACTTTAGCGCTATTTATTTTTATGTGCTTACAACCTGTAGCCGGTGCTTTATCAGACCGAATTGGACGTAAACCACTTATGATTGCCTTTGGTGTAACTGGGGTTTTATTTACTTACATTTTATTTAATGCGCTTGCAACCACACATAACTATTGGACTGCTTTCTGGTTGTGCTTGGCAGGTCTAGTGATGGTAACCGGTTATACATCAATTAATGCTGTGGTTAAAGCAGAGCTCTTTCCTGCGCATATTCGGGCTTTAGGGGTAGCTTTACCCTACGCGATTGCCAATACATTGTTTGGTGGTACAGCAGAGTTTTTTGCTTTAAGTTTTAAAGAAGCTGGACATGAATCTTGGTACTTTATTTATGTGAGTATTATGATCTTCATTTCACTTATTATTTATATTTTTATGAAAGATACTAAGCATCATTCAAAAATTAAAGAACATTAA